In Streptomyces sp. NBC_00569, a single genomic region encodes these proteins:
- a CDS encoding HAD family phosphatase, producing the protein MTDLPRRLRLAAVNIDGVLLNDTFSPLIHRFVTGRGGVYSADVERRIFSQRQAVAGQAMAESVPQDMTGPQALEAYFEERAAYLTDHPVEIMDGALGLLDRLRAAGLPFVCYGGLDKAHFDEHLGAYAHLFAEPQYLCTNEVRPGLEEITAHFGLDHGEVLFIDDVARVAEAARALDAPFIGHPSTFEHSHQAQLMRETGVRHLVGSLHEIDDTLLRTLDSEAAAGTVWRGGGADTGDAGDVYRGLAGAGV; encoded by the coding sequence ATGACTGACCTGCCTCGCCGGCTGCGGCTCGCCGCCGTCAACATCGACGGCGTGCTGCTCAACGACACGTTCAGTCCGCTGATCCACCGGTTCGTCACCGGCCGCGGGGGTGTCTACTCGGCCGACGTCGAGCGCCGTATCTTCTCCCAGCGCCAGGCCGTCGCGGGGCAGGCCATGGCGGAGTCGGTGCCGCAGGACATGACGGGCCCGCAGGCTCTGGAGGCGTACTTCGAGGAGCGCGCCGCCTATCTCACCGACCACCCCGTGGAGATCATGGACGGCGCGCTCGGCCTCCTCGACCGGCTGCGCGCCGCGGGCCTGCCCTTCGTCTGCTACGGCGGGCTCGACAAGGCGCATTTCGACGAGCATCTGGGCGCGTACGCCCACCTGTTCGCCGAGCCGCAGTACCTCTGCACGAACGAGGTGCGGCCCGGGCTCGAGGAGATCACCGCGCACTTCGGCCTCGACCACGGCGAGGTGCTGTTCATCGACGACGTGGCGCGGGTCGCCGAGGCGGCCAGGGCGCTGGACGCGCCGTTCATCGGCCACCCCAGCACCTTCGAGCACAGCCATCAGGCGCAGCTCATGCGGGAGACCGGGGTACGTCACCTCGTCGGCTCCCTGCACGAGATCGACGACACCCTGCTGCGCACGCTGGACTCGGAGGCGGCGGCCGGCACGGTGTGGCGGGGCGGCGGCGCGGACACGGGTGACGCGGGTGACGTGTACAGGGGCCTTGCGGGTGCGGGGGTCTGA
- a CDS encoding SDR family NAD(P)-dependent oxidoreductase encodes MIKDVRDMDGRVVMITGASSGIGAAAARLFAGRNAPVVLMARRQQQLDALVGEITADGGKAVAVVGDVRRGEDVERAVATAVERFGRLDAAFNNAGHATLGKDLHETPDDDFDAVMDINVRGVWNCLRHQIAAMLPTGGGSIVNTASTAGLIATGVGAPYVAAKHAVIGLTKAAAAEYGTRGIRVNALAVGSTLTEMMESVIDQAPGIEKTFFARAVQQRFAAPSEVAEAAMWLCSDASSFVTGATVPVDGGVLAV; translated from the coding sequence ATGATCAAGGACGTACGCGACATGGACGGCCGGGTAGTGATGATCACGGGGGCTTCGTCGGGCATCGGCGCGGCGGCGGCGCGCCTGTTCGCCGGAAGGAACGCCCCTGTGGTGCTCATGGCCCGCAGGCAGCAGCAACTCGACGCGCTCGTGGGGGAGATAACGGCGGACGGGGGAAAGGCGGTGGCCGTCGTCGGTGACGTGCGCCGCGGCGAGGACGTGGAACGGGCCGTCGCCACCGCGGTGGAACGCTTCGGAAGGCTGGACGCCGCCTTCAACAACGCCGGTCACGCGACGCTCGGCAAGGACCTGCACGAGACGCCGGACGACGACTTCGACGCCGTGATGGACATCAACGTGCGGGGCGTGTGGAACTGCCTGCGCCACCAGATCGCCGCCATGCTCCCCACCGGCGGCGGCTCCATCGTGAACACGGCGAGCACGGCGGGCCTCATCGCCACCGGCGTCGGCGCCCCTTATGTCGCCGCCAAGCACGCGGTGATCGGCCTGACGAAGGCGGCCGCCGCCGAGTACGGCACGCGCGGCATACGCGTCAACGCGCTCGCCGTGGGCAGCACGCTGACCGAGATGATGGAGTCCGTCATCGACCAGGCGCCCGGCATCGAGAAGACGTTCTTCGCGCGGGCCGTCCAGCAGCGCTTCGCCGCGCCGTCCGAGGTCGCCGAGGCGGCGATGTGGCTGTGCAGCGACGCGTCGTCCTTCGTCACCGGCGCGACCGTGCCCGTGGACGGCGGGGTCCTGGCCGTCTGA
- a CDS encoding HAD family hydrolase encodes MPDAHISPDSNGGSAVDIAFFDVDETLITVKSMFRFLEFHFRERGLPPSAYAEAAGDLRAKSAAGVSRRDTNREYYRLFAGRAAEEVFAHGRAWFDAELAGGTLLHPPAVEALRRHRGEGTTIALVSGSFRPCLEPVARLLGADEILCSEPEIVGGCFTGHLERPVIGPEKGRLARELMARRAVTAPRAAAYGDHASDLDLLRSVGHPVAVGDDLVLGAHVTEAGGRTLPGTGPGAAAGDDRTTGRTGPSRPTPAR; translated from the coding sequence ATGCCGGACGCCCACATCTCCCCCGACAGCAACGGCGGTTCAGCCGTCGACATCGCGTTCTTCGACGTCGACGAGACCCTGATCACCGTCAAGAGCATGTTCCGATTCCTGGAGTTCCACTTCCGCGAGCGCGGGCTGCCGCCGTCGGCTTACGCCGAAGCGGCCGGCGACCTGCGGGCCAAGTCCGCCGCGGGGGTGTCCCGCAGGGACACGAACCGCGAGTACTACCGGCTGTTCGCCGGCCGGGCGGCCGAGGAGGTGTTCGCGCACGGCCGGGCCTGGTTCGACGCGGAGCTCGCGGGCGGCACGCTCCTGCACCCGCCCGCGGTCGAGGCCCTGCGCCGGCACCGCGGCGAGGGCACGACGATCGCCCTGGTCTCCGGCTCGTTCAGGCCGTGTCTGGAACCCGTCGCGCGGCTCCTGGGCGCCGACGAGATCCTGTGCAGCGAGCCGGAGATCGTCGGCGGCTGCTTCACCGGCCATCTGGAACGCCCGGTGATCGGCCCGGAGAAGGGCCGCCTGGCGCGGGAACTGATGGCGCGGCGCGCGGTGACCGCACCGCGCGCCGCCGCCTACGGCGACCATGCCTCCGACCTGGATCTGCTGCGCTCCGTGGGGCACCCGGTGGCGGTCGGCGACGACCTGGTGCTCGGGGCCCATGTCACGGAGGCGGGGGGCCGCACGCTGCCCGGGACCGGGCCGGGTGCGGCCGCCGGGGACGACCGGACTACCGGCCGGACGGGGCCTTCGCGACCGACACCAGCGCGGTGA
- a CDS encoding 3-hydroxyacyl-CoA dehydrogenase family protein: MADHTRTTPTTDSLPTTDSVRSAEGTPPPFTVAVVGLGGTGLALARRLTRAGLRVTGIDDDPAALVRALRLSPGERPRTLTRFPAGVASADLVIEAVPEPAALKRAVLASLREQRRPGTPVLTTALTTPLGDLEDAAGPDLFALRFLRSDALDAVELARAPRAGDAAAARVVEVLAAAGIKAHQVGDRPGSLAPGLLLGLLNEAAWMVHDGYASAEDIDTAVRLGCGWSDGPLATLDAIGLDTARDVLARLGDLGGGLRAPAPILDELVAQGALGAKSGRGFHRHGEGAAQRRTVRPTAPPGRNVVVVGSGTMATGIAEACARGGFRTTLLARSEEKAAAAAERIDFALQRNSASADGSSDETGPASWSATSDRSVLASADIVVEAVVEDLEVKRLLFAELGKVCPPNTLLATSTSSLPVGACTETAGRPAHILGLHFFNPAPLMPLVELVPGERTSAHTLARARAVAERLGKQTVECGDRAGFIVNALLFPYLNEALGLLDAGEATTATLDLALKSVGGQPLGPVRLLDTVGADVALEVQRRLHAEPSLWTPAPAALLEQLVTARHLGRKTAGKGVRAYLTARAATPVPAAVAA, translated from the coding sequence ATGGCCGACCACACCCGCACCACTCCCACCACCGACTCCCTTCCCACCACCGACTCCGTTCGCTCCGCCGAGGGCACGCCGCCGCCCTTCACCGTGGCCGTTGTCGGCCTGGGCGGCACCGGGCTCGCCCTCGCGCGCCGCCTGACCCGCGCGGGGCTTCGCGTCACTGGCATCGACGACGACCCCGCGGCCCTGGTCAGGGCCCTGCGTCTGAGCCCCGGGGAGCGCCCGCGCACCCTGACCCGCTTCCCGGCCGGCGTCGCCTCGGCCGACCTGGTCATCGAGGCCGTACCGGAACCCGCGGCCCTGAAACGGGCGGTGCTCGCCTCCTTGCGCGAGCAGCGCCGGCCCGGGACGCCCGTCCTCACCACCGCGCTCACCACCCCGCTCGGGGATCTCGAGGACGCCGCGGGACCCGACCTGTTCGCGCTGCGCTTCCTGCGCTCCGACGCGCTCGACGCCGTGGAACTGGCCCGCGCCCCGCGCGCCGGGGACGCCGCGGCCGCCAGGGTCGTGGAGGTTCTGGCGGCGGCCGGGATCAAGGCCCATCAGGTCGGTGACCGGCCCGGCTCCCTGGCGCCGGGGCTGCTCCTCGGCCTCCTCAACGAAGCCGCGTGGATGGTCCACGACGGGTACGCGAGCGCCGAGGACATCGACACGGCGGTGCGGCTCGGCTGCGGCTGGAGCGACGGGCCGCTGGCCACGCTCGACGCGATCGGCCTGGACACGGCGCGCGATGTCCTCGCCCGCCTCGGCGACCTCGGCGGCGGCCTGCGCGCCCCGGCCCCGATCCTCGACGAGCTGGTCGCGCAGGGCGCGCTCGGCGCCAAGTCGGGCCGTGGCTTCCACCGTCACGGGGAAGGGGCCGCCCAGCGGCGGACCGTCCGTCCCACGGCCCCGCCCGGACGCAACGTCGTCGTCGTCGGCTCGGGCACGATGGCCACCGGGATCGCCGAGGCGTGTGCGCGCGGCGGGTTCCGCACGACACTGCTCGCCCGGTCCGAGGAGAAGGCCGCGGCCGCCGCCGAACGCATCGACTTCGCTCTCCAGCGCAACTCCGCCTCCGCGGACGGCAGTTCCGACGAGACCGGGCCCGCCTCCTGGAGCGCGACGAGCGACCGTTCCGTGCTCGCCTCGGCGGACATCGTGGTCGAGGCCGTCGTGGAGGACCTGGAGGTCAAGAGGCTGCTGTTCGCCGAGCTGGGCAAGGTGTGCCCGCCGAACACGCTGCTCGCCACGTCGACGTCGAGCCTGCCGGTGGGCGCCTGCACGGAGACCGCGGGCCGCCCCGCGCACATCCTCGGCCTGCACTTCTTCAACCCGGCGCCGCTGATGCCGCTGGTGGAGCTGGTCCCCGGCGAGCGCACCAGCGCGCACACCCTCGCGCGGGCCCGCGCCGTGGCCGAGCGGCTCGGCAAGCAGACCGTGGAGTGCGGCGACCGGGCCGGGTTCATCGTCAACGCCCTGCTCTTCCCGTATCTGAACGAGGCCCTGGGTCTCCTAGACGCCGGTGAGGCCACGACGGCGACGCTCGACCTGGCGCTGAAGTCGGTGGGCGGCCAGCCGCTCGGTCCCGTACGGCTGCTCGACACCGTGGGTGCCGACGTGGCTCTGGAGGTGCAGCGGCGTCTCCACGCGGAACCGTCGCTGTGGACACCGGCGCCCGCCGCGCTGCTCGAACAGCTCGTCACCGCACGGCACTTGGGCCGCAAGACAGCCGGCAAGGGAGTCCGCGCGTATCTGACGGCGCGCGCCGCGACCCCCGTTCCCGCCGCGGTCGCGGCCTGA
- a CDS encoding aldo/keto reductase — protein sequence METRQLGTTGLEVTPVGLGCMGMSWGYAESLRDDAASVDVIRRALDAGPLLVDTADAYGAGHNETLVGRALAGRRDDAVVATKTGIVVDELATRTLSRNGSPEHIRRSADASLRRLGVDVIDLYYLHRVDPEVPLAESWGALADLVRQGKVRHLGLSEVTPAEAAAAHAAHPVAAVQSELSLWTREPLDPHTGIATWCAANGAAFVPFAPLGRGFLTGRYTRPDDFEDGDFRATNPRFQSEAFTANLRIVKAVEEVAARHGATAAQVALAWTLAQGDHVVPIPGTKQLRYLTANLAAAGLRLTFQDLRDLDAAPAATGSRY from the coding sequence GTGGAGACGCGTCAGCTCGGCACGACCGGCCTCGAGGTCACCCCCGTAGGCCTCGGCTGTATGGGAATGAGCTGGGGCTACGCCGAGTCGCTGCGCGACGACGCGGCCTCGGTGGACGTGATCCGGCGCGCCCTCGACGCCGGCCCCCTCCTCGTCGACACCGCCGACGCCTACGGGGCGGGCCACAACGAGACCCTCGTCGGGCGGGCCCTCGCCGGGCGCCGCGACGACGCCGTCGTGGCCACCAAGACCGGCATCGTCGTGGACGAACTCGCCACCCGCACCCTGAGCCGCAACGGCTCCCCCGAGCACATCAGGCGCTCGGCCGACGCGTCGCTGCGCCGCCTCGGCGTCGACGTCATCGACCTGTACTACCTGCACCGCGTCGACCCCGAAGTCCCGCTCGCCGAGTCCTGGGGCGCCCTGGCCGACCTGGTGCGACAGGGCAAGGTCCGCCATCTCGGCCTCTCCGAGGTCACCCCGGCGGAGGCGGCCGCCGCCCACGCGGCGCATCCCGTCGCGGCCGTCCAGTCCGAACTGTCCCTGTGGACCCGCGAACCGCTCGACCCGCACACCGGGATCGCCACGTGGTGCGCCGCCAACGGCGCCGCGTTCGTGCCCTTCGCACCCCTGGGCAGGGGCTTCCTCACCGGCCGCTACACGCGGCCCGACGATTTCGAGGACGGCGACTTCCGCGCCACCAACCCGCGCTTCCAGAGCGAGGCGTTCACCGCGAACCTGCGCATCGTGAAGGCGGTCGAAGAGGTCGCCGCCCGGCACGGCGCCACCGCCGCCCAGGTCGCGCTCGCCTGGACGCTCGCCCAGGGCGACCACGTCGTCCCCATCCCCGGCACCAAGCAGCTGCGCTATCTGACGGCGAACCTGGCCGCGGCCGGCCTGCGCCTCACCTTCCAGGACCTGCGCGACCTGGACGCCGCGCCCGCCGCCACCGGCAGCCGCTACTGA
- a CDS encoding acyl carrier protein, translating into MTALSVESSLKHQVSGLISDKFGLDEAELLSGATFDELDIDSLILVELSLILRKEMGIVLVEGELKSSFTLDEAVAVIAAKADQA; encoded by the coding sequence ATGACCGCTCTTTCCGTCGAGTCCTCCCTCAAGCACCAGGTCTCCGGCCTCATCAGCGACAAGTTCGGCCTCGACGAGGCGGAGCTGCTGTCGGGCGCCACGTTCGACGAGCTCGACATCGACTCGCTGATACTCGTCGAGCTCAGCCTGATCCTGCGCAAGGAGATGGGCATCGTCCTGGTCGAGGGCGAGCTCAAGTCGTCCTTCACCCTCGACGAGGCCGTCGCCGTGATCGCCGCGAAGGCGGACCAGGCATGA
- a CDS encoding beta-ketoacyl-[acyl-carrier-protein] synthase family protein: MSGVARGRGVAVTGIGLVTPAGIGVDENWRRVLSGVSAATTDPELKGERVDISCRVPGFDATAELGRRNAWKLDRFAQLAIVSARQAVTDAGLDCGSWDGTRVGVVIGNSLGGVATLEKQLRTYFEGTPDDVSALMIPMGMVNMVAGYVAMDQKIHGPSLVTATACASGASAIGTAREWLLSGLCDVVLAGGTESAISPGTLNGLSRMGALSARTDDPAAASRPFAHDRDGFVAGEGAAILVLERCEDATARNARRYADIAGFSATSDAHHATAPHPQGAGLARALRDALSDAGVFPDEVEHVNAHGTSTPMNDLTEARALHSVLGDRAAVTSTKGVTGHTLAAAGAVEAAYTALALHHGALPPTANVDSLDPSIDVDIDVVTGRARQKRIQVAASTSLGFGGHNAALVLTAA, encoded by the coding sequence ATGAGCGGGGTGGCCCGGGGCCGCGGAGTCGCGGTCACCGGTATAGGCCTCGTCACCCCCGCCGGTATCGGCGTCGACGAGAACTGGCGGCGCGTCCTGTCGGGCGTGTCCGCCGCCACCACCGACCCGGAGCTCAAGGGCGAACGGGTCGACATCTCCTGCCGCGTCCCCGGCTTCGACGCCACGGCCGAACTGGGCCGGCGCAACGCCTGGAAGCTCGACCGGTTCGCGCAGCTCGCCATCGTCAGCGCGCGGCAGGCCGTCACGGACGCGGGGCTCGACTGCGGATCCTGGGACGGCACCCGCGTCGGCGTCGTCATCGGGAACTCGCTGGGCGGCGTCGCCACCCTGGAGAAGCAGCTGCGGACGTACTTCGAGGGCACGCCCGACGACGTGTCCGCGCTGATGATCCCGATGGGGATGGTCAACATGGTCGCCGGGTACGTGGCCATGGACCAGAAGATCCACGGCCCGAGCCTCGTCACGGCGACGGCCTGCGCCTCCGGGGCGTCCGCCATCGGCACCGCCCGCGAGTGGCTGCTGTCCGGCCTGTGCGACGTGGTCCTCGCCGGCGGCACCGAGTCGGCGATCAGCCCGGGCACTCTCAACGGCCTGTCCCGCATGGGTGCCCTGTCGGCCCGCACGGACGACCCGGCCGCGGCGTCCCGTCCCTTCGCGCACGACCGGGACGGCTTCGTGGCCGGTGAGGGCGCGGCCATCCTCGTACTCGAACGGTGCGAGGACGCCACCGCCCGCAACGCGCGGCGCTACGCCGACATCGCCGGGTTCTCCGCGACGTCGGACGCGCACCACGCGACCGCGCCCCACCCGCAGGGCGCGGGCCTGGCCCGGGCCCTGCGGGATGCCCTGAGCGACGCGGGGGTGTTCCCCGACGAGGTGGAGCACGTGAACGCGCACGGCACGTCGACCCCGATGAACGACCTGACCGAGGCCCGCGCCCTGCACTCGGTGCTCGGCGACCGGGCGGCGGTGACCTCCACCAAGGGGGTCACCGGGCACACGCTGGCCGCGGCCGGCGCGGTCGAGGCCGCGTACACGGCGCTGGCGCTGCACCACGGCGCCCTGCCGCCCACCGCCAACGTGGACTCGCTCGACCCCTCGATCGACGTCGACATCGACGTGGTGACGGGCCGGGCACGGCAGAAGAGGATCCAGGTCGCCGCGAGTACGTCGCTGGGATTCGGGGGGCACAACGCCGCCCTCGTCCTCACCGCCGCCTGA
- a CDS encoding ScbA/BarX family gamma-butyrolactone biosynthesis protein: protein MNDMASTITSIPARVTKELVHKHDASQVLLTDLKRIGDDEFLITADWTDTSRLMSTQDSRRDDAVLLTETIRQTFPLLAHAGYEVPFGHHLLWDEYRYALGLEALGRGGAGGRPQLHIKCYDIVRRRGVVSALSLDITVLRDGEQLATAHTRFDIQPAAIYRRLRGTRGDALEMLELARSRPLPPPVSGASEEFRDAVLSPTDERDRWQLRIDTHHPMYFDHPSDHAPGILLLEAAKQAARAVRHPRAGITEAMETVFHRYVELDSPCRVDAQPLPDDQQGRARILVTMHQEDKLCFTALVSVAKAPSGR, encoded by the coding sequence ATGAACGACATGGCTTCGACGATCACTTCGATACCTGCTCGCGTCACCAAGGAACTTGTCCACAAGCACGACGCCTCCCAGGTTCTCCTCACGGACCTCAAGCGCATCGGCGACGACGAGTTCCTGATCACCGCGGACTGGACGGACACCAGCCGCCTGATGAGCACCCAGGACAGCCGCCGCGACGACGCGGTGCTGCTCACCGAGACGATCCGGCAGACCTTCCCGCTGCTCGCCCACGCGGGTTATGAGGTCCCGTTCGGCCACCACCTGCTGTGGGACGAGTACCGCTACGCGCTCGGCCTCGAGGCGCTCGGCCGCGGCGGCGCCGGCGGCAGGCCCCAGCTGCACATCAAGTGCTACGACATCGTGCGCCGCCGGGGCGTCGTCTCCGCGCTCTCCCTCGACATCACGGTCCTGCGCGACGGCGAGCAACTCGCCACCGCCCACACCCGGTTCGACATCCAGCCCGCCGCGATCTACCGGCGCCTGCGCGGCACCCGCGGCGACGCCCTGGAGATGCTGGAGCTGGCCCGCAGCCGCCCGCTGCCGCCCCCGGTCTCCGGGGCGAGCGAGGAGTTCCGCGACGCCGTCCTGTCGCCCACCGACGAGCGCGACCGCTGGCAGCTGCGGATCGACACGCACCACCCGATGTACTTCGACCACCCCAGCGACCACGCGCCGGGCATCCTGCTCCTGGAGGCGGCCAAGCAGGCGGCCCGCGCCGTGCGGCACCCGAGGGCGGGGATCACCGAGGCGATGGAGACCGTCTTCCACCGCTACGTCGAGCTGGACAGCCCGTGCCGGGTGGACGCGCAGCCCCTGCCGGACGACCAGCAGGGCCGCGCCCGCATCCTGGTGACGATGCACCAGGAGGACAAGCTCTGCTTCACCGCGCTGGTGTCGGTCGCGAAGGCCCCGTCCGGCCGGTAG
- a CDS encoding beta-ketoacyl-ACP synthase III: protein MSRAAVVCGLGGALPATAVTNEELATQLDTSDQWIRTRTGIGLRYVVAPGESTSDLAVAAGERALESARRKGTDNDTEADVDLVVLATSTPDRPCPGTAPGVAHRLGLGTVPAFDVAAVCTGFVYALATAASMITAGVARRALVIGADTFSTILDPVDRTTRAIFGDGAGAVVLRAGESGEPGALLGFDLGSDGGGADLITVRAGGSRQRSTGEPPAEGDQYFAMQGRPVFTEAVINMSESSQRLLDRVGWTAGDLDKVVAHQANVRILHAVGEQLGLEEKQIVVNLDRVGNTVAASIPLALSDAAAAGDLEPGHRVVLTGFGGGLTWGSAALVWPDIEPVTQP, encoded by the coding sequence ATGAGCCGCGCCGCCGTGGTCTGCGGTCTGGGCGGCGCGCTGCCCGCGACCGCCGTCACCAACGAGGAACTCGCCACCCAGCTGGACACGTCCGACCAGTGGATCCGTACGCGTACGGGCATCGGCCTGCGCTATGTCGTCGCACCGGGCGAGTCCACCTCGGACCTGGCCGTCGCGGCCGGGGAGCGCGCCCTGGAGTCGGCCCGCAGAAAGGGCACTGACAACGACACCGAGGCCGACGTGGACCTGGTGGTCCTCGCCACCAGCACGCCCGACCGGCCCTGCCCCGGCACCGCGCCGGGGGTCGCCCACCGGCTCGGGCTCGGCACGGTCCCCGCGTTCGACGTCGCGGCGGTCTGCACCGGGTTCGTGTATGCCCTGGCCACCGCCGCCTCCATGATCACGGCGGGCGTGGCCCGGCGGGCCCTGGTGATCGGCGCGGACACCTTCTCGACGATCCTCGACCCCGTCGACCGCACCACCCGCGCCATCTTCGGCGACGGCGCCGGAGCCGTGGTCCTGCGGGCCGGCGAGTCCGGCGAACCCGGGGCGCTCCTCGGCTTCGACCTGGGCAGCGACGGCGGCGGCGCCGACCTCATCACGGTGCGCGCCGGCGGCTCCCGCCAGCGCTCGACGGGTGAACCGCCCGCCGAGGGCGACCAGTACTTCGCCATGCAGGGACGGCCTGTCTTCACCGAGGCCGTGATCAACATGAGCGAGTCCTCGCAGCGCCTCCTCGACCGCGTCGGCTGGACGGCCGGCGACCTGGACAAGGTCGTGGCGCACCAGGCCAACGTCCGCATCCTGCACGCCGTCGGCGAGCAGCTGGGCCTGGAGGAGAAGCAGATCGTGGTGAACCTGGACCGGGTCGGCAACACCGTCGCCGCCTCGATCCCGCTCGCCCTGTCGGACGCGGCCGCCGCGGGCGACCTCGAACCGGGCCACCGCGTGGTCCTCACGGGCTTCGGCGGCGGCCTCACCTGGGGCTCGGCCGCGCTGGTCTGGCCGGACATCGAACCGGTCACACAGCCGTAG
- a CDS encoding TetR/AcrR family transcriptional regulator codes for MARQERAELTRRRLIEAAAAEFAAHGYAGTSLLGIVKSAGVTMGALTFHFSSKSALADAVQEAGAAATRAVLHDDEAGPGPRGALVDTLALAEALETTPSIRAAARFTREGRDAESNWYAAWVPHLRESLERGWPGERPASGLTPVSAAALLTYVMAGVEATASARGALRDAYGADPQDELARALEALSTLASPAAKPL; via the coding sequence ATGGCACGCCAGGAGAGAGCAGAACTGACCCGGCGCCGGCTCATCGAGGCCGCTGCCGCCGAGTTCGCCGCGCACGGGTACGCCGGCACCTCCCTGCTCGGGATCGTGAAGTCGGCCGGGGTCACCATGGGTGCCCTGACCTTCCACTTCTCGTCGAAGTCCGCCCTGGCGGACGCCGTCCAGGAAGCCGGGGCCGCCGCCACGCGCGCGGTGCTGCACGACGACGAGGCAGGCCCGGGACCGCGGGGCGCGCTCGTCGACACCTTGGCGCTCGCCGAGGCCCTGGAGACCACTCCGAGCATCAGGGCCGCCGCGCGCTTCACCCGCGAGGGCCGCGACGCCGAGTCCAACTGGTACGCGGCCTGGGTCCCGCACCTGCGCGAGAGCCTGGAGCGCGGCTGGCCCGGCGAGCGCCCCGCCTCCGGCCTGACCCCGGTCTCCGCCGCCGCGCTGCTCACGTACGTCATGGCCGGCGTCGAGGCCACCGCGTCGGCCCGGGGCGCCCTGCGGGACGCGTACGGCGCCGACCCCCAGGACGAGCTGGCGCGGGCGCTCGAGGCGCTGAGCACGCTCGCGTCCCCGGCAGCCAAGCCCCTCTGA
- a CDS encoding ScbR family autoregulator-binding transcription factor: MAAPKQERAVQTREQLLRAAAEVFDEYGYAGAGINKILQRAGVTAGALYFHFKNKQDLALEVMHAQRTTIEPHVPSTGLQRLVDITLIWSHSLQADPLLRAGVRLTGEQASFGLQDASPYAVWARSFEECLEVARESGELRDHVELGELAEFVVGACTGMQEYAQVVSKRADLPRRTVNMWKLLLPGIATDRTLGTIENSQERAKSLWTTLGAHDKGSEDD, encoded by the coding sequence ATGGCAGCACCGAAGCAGGAACGCGCAGTTCAGACCCGGGAGCAGCTCCTGAGGGCCGCGGCCGAGGTCTTCGACGAGTACGGCTACGCCGGCGCGGGGATCAACAAGATTCTCCAGCGCGCGGGCGTGACGGCGGGGGCTCTTTACTTCCACTTCAAGAACAAGCAGGACCTCGCGCTGGAAGTCATGCACGCCCAGCGCACCACCATCGAGCCGCATGTGCCGTCCACCGGGCTCCAGCGCCTGGTGGACATCACCCTCATCTGGTCGCACTCGCTCCAGGCCGACCCGCTGCTGCGGGCGGGCGTGCGCCTCACGGGCGAACAGGCCAGCTTCGGCCTCCAGGACGCGTCCCCGTACGCGGTCTGGGCGCGCAGCTTCGAGGAGTGCCTCGAAGTGGCCCGCGAGAGCGGCGAGTTGCGCGACCACGTGGAACTCGGCGAGCTCGCCGAGTTCGTCGTCGGCGCGTGCACCGGCATGCAGGAGTACGCGCAGGTCGTCTCCAAGCGGGCCGACCTGCCGCGGCGCACGGTGAACATGTGGAAGCTGCTGCTGCCCGGCATCGCCACCGACCGGACCCTCGGCACGATCGAGAACAGCCAGGAGCGCGCGAAGTCCTTGTGGACGACCCTGGGCGCGCACGACAAGGGGAGCGAAGATGACTGA